A single Carassius carassius chromosome 3, fCarCar2.1, whole genome shotgun sequence DNA region contains:
- the unm_hu7910 gene encoding calponin homology domain-containing protein DDB_G0272472 isoform X3, whose amino-acid sequence MKQKKAVRKQARKDSPGGNTAIKSEKKTGGNSFFSWLLVLALLGAWLSVGVMWFDLVDYNSVVGALGGVYDADGDGDFDVEDAKVLLDERPKEVGLKKDREHPTRDIGRKLKAALKEQLRIIHEKIEAKKIAKLALAEVRSVLAQEEEERQAALAGKKVKEEAEAKLQEERIQREQEEKLAKEKAERERMEKEKAEKERLAKEKAEKERLAKEKAEKERLAKEKVEKERAEKEKLGKEKAEKEKMAKEKAEKERLAKEKVEKERAEKEKLAKEKAEKEKMAKEKAEKERHEKEKAEKERLEKEKSEKEKLAKEKAEKERLEKEKAEKERLEKEKAEKERLAKEKAEKERLEKEKAEKERLEKEKAEKERLAREKAEKEKLAKEKAEKERLAKEKAEKERLAKEKAEKERLAKEKAEKERLAKEKAEKERLAKEKAEKERLAKEKAEKERLEKEKAEKERLAKEKAEKERLEKEKAEKERLAKEKAEKERLEKEKAEKERLAKEKAEKERLEKEKAEKERLAKEKAEKERLEKEKAEKERLAKEKAEKERLEKEKAEKERLAKEKAEKERLEKEKAEKERLAKEKAEKERLAKEKAEKERLAKEKAEKERLEKEKAEKERLAREKAEKEKLAKEKAEKERLAKEKAEKEKMAKEKERLVKEKAEKEKMAKEKERLVKEKAEKERLTKGKAEKERLEKEKAEKERLAREKAEKERLAKEKAEKERLAKEKAEKEKMAKEKERLVKEKAEKERLTKGKAEKERLEKEKAEKEKMAKEKAEKERLEKEKAEKERLAKEKAEKERLEKEKTEKEKAEKEKAEKERLAKEKAEKERNDKEKAEKQRLEKSEKESLSKIKDNAPKGQTEKDVEEVKENVNNYKQEKEAKLNKKAHGQKVDQSENDEKISTRGLLKSSKKNIKK is encoded by the exons ATGAGAGACCTAAAGAAGTGGGGCTTAAAAAAGACAGAG AACATCCTACCAGGGATATTGGGCGAAAGCTGAAAGCAGCTCTGAAGGAGCAGCTACGAATTATTCATGAGAAGATTGAAGCCAAAAAGATTGCCAAACTAGCCCTTGCTGAGGTCCGTAGTGTTTTGGctcaagaggaagaggagagacaAGCTGCTCTTGCTGGCAAAAAAGTAAAAGAAGAGGCAGAAGCTAAGCTTCAAGAGGAACGAATACAAAGAGAACAAGAGGAGAAACTAGCCAAGGAgaaagcagagagagaaaga atggagaaagagaaagcagaaAAGGAAAGACTGGCTAAAGAAAAGGCAGAAAAGGAAAGACTGGCcaaagaaaaagcagaaaaagaaagactTGCTAAAGAAAAAGTGGAGAAAGAAAgggcagaaaaagaaaaacttggaaaagaaaaggcagaaaaggaaaaaatggctaaagaaaaagcagaaaaagaaagactTGCTAAAGAAAAAGTGGAGAAAGAAAgggcagaaaaagaaaaacttgcaaaagaaaaggcagaaaaggaaaaaatggctaaagaaaaagcagaaaaggaaagacatgagaaagaaaaggcagaaaaagAAAGATTGGAGAAAGAGaaatcagagaaagaaaaactggCTAAAGAAAAAGCTGAAAAAGAGAGACTGgagaaagaaaaggcagaaaaagaaagacttgagaaagaaaaggcagaaaaagaaagactggccaaagaaaaagcagaaaaagaaagacttgagaaagaaaaggcagaaaaagAAAGACTGGAAAAAGAGAAAGCAGAGAAAGAAAGACTGGCCAGAGAAAAGGCAGAAAAAGAGAAACTCGCTAAAGAAAAGGCCGAAAAAGAAAGATTGGCtaaagaaaaagcagaaaaagaaagattggctaaagaaaaagcagaaaaagaaagactggccaaagaaaaagcagaaaaagaaagattGGCCAAAGAAAAAGCAGAGAAAGAAAGATTGGCCAAAGAAAAAGCGGAGAAAGAAAGATTGGCTAAAGAAAAAGCGGAAAAAGAAAgactggagaaagagaaagcagagaaagaaagactggccaaagaaaaggcagaaaaagaaagacttgagaaagaaaaggcagaaaaagaaagactggccaaagaaaaagctgaaaaagaaagacttgagaaagaaaaggcagaaaaagaaagactggccaaagaaaaggcagaaaaagaaagacttgagaaagaaaaggcagaaaaagaaagactggccaaagaaaaagctgaaaaagaaagacttgagaaagaaaaggcagaaaaagaaagactggccaaagaaaaagcagaaaaagaaagacttgagaaagaaaaggcagaaaaagaaagactggccaaagaaaaagcagaaaaagaaagacttgagaaagaaaaggcagaaaaagAAAGACTGGCCAAAGAAAAGGCTGAAAAAGAAAGACTGGCtaaagaaaaagcagaaaaagaaagattggctaaagaaaaagcagaaaaagaaagactGGAAAAAGAGAAAGCAGAGAAAGAAAGACTGGCCAGAGAAAAGGCAGAAAAAGAGAAACTCGCtaaagaaaaggcagaaaaagaaagattggctaaagaaaaagcagaaaaagaaaaaatggctaaagaaaaagaaagactggtcaaagaaaaagcagaaaaagaaaaaatggctaaagaaaaagaaagactggtcaaagaaaaggcagaaaaagAGAGACTCACTAAAGGCAAGGCAGAAAAAGAAAGattggagaaagagaaagcagaaaaagaaagactGGCCAGAGAAAAGGCAGAAAAAGAGAGACTTGCcaaagaaaaggcagaaaaagAAAGATTGGCTAAAGAAAAAGCGGAAAAAGAAAAAATggctaaagaaaaagaaagactggtcaaagaaaaggcagaaaaagAGAGACTCACTAAAGGCAAGGCAGAAAAAGAAAGattggagaaagagaaagcagaaaaagaaaaaatggctaaagaaaaagcagaaaaagaaagacttgagaaagaaaaggcagaaaaagAGAGACTTGCTAAAGAAAAAGCTGAAAAAGAAAGACTGGAGaaagaaaagacagaaaaagaaaaagcagagaaagagaaagcagaGAAAGAAAGGTTGGCtaaagaaaaggcagaaaaagagagaaatgataaagaaaaagcagaaaaacaaagactGGAGAAATCAGAGAAAGAAAGTCTTAGCAAAATAAAAGATAATGCACCAAAGGGGCAAACAGAGAAAGACGTAGAGGAAGTAAAAGAAAATGTGAACAATTACAAACAAGAAAAAGaggcaaaattaaataaaaaagctcATGGACAAAAAGTTGATCAATCAGAAAATGATGAGAAAATATCTACTCGTGGTTTACTTAAATCTTCGAaaaaaaatatcaagaaataA
- the unm_hu7910 gene encoding calponin homology domain-containing protein DDB_G0272472 isoform X4 encodes MKQKKAVRKQARKDSPGGNTAIKSEKKTGGNSFFSWLLVLALLGAWLSVGVMWFDLVDYNSVVGALGGVYDADGDGDFDVEDAKVLLEHPTRDIGRKLKAALKEQLRIIHEKIEAKKIAKLALAEVRSVLAQEEEERQAALAGKKVKEEAEAKLQEERIQREQEEKLAKEKAERERMEKEKAEKERLAKEKAEKERLAKEKAEKERLAKEKVEKERAEKEKLGKEKAEKEKMAKEKAEKERLAKEKVEKERAEKEKLAKEKAEKEKMAKEKAEKERHEKEKAEKERLEKEKSEKEKLAKEKAEKERLEKEKAEKERLEKEKAEKERLAKEKAEKERLEKEKAEKERLEKEKAEKERLAREKAEKEKLAKEKAEKERLAKEKAEKERLAKEKAEKERLAKEKAEKERLAKEKAEKERLAKEKAEKERLAKEKAEKERLEKEKAEKERLAKEKAEKERLEKEKAEKERLAKEKAEKERLEKEKAEKERLAKEKAEKERLEKEKAEKERLAKEKAEKERLEKEKAEKERLAKEKAEKERLEKEKAEKERLAKEKAEKERLEKEKAEKERLAKEKAEKERLAKEKAEKERLAKEKAEKERLEKEKAEKERLAREKAEKEKLAKEKAEKERLAKEKAEKEKMAKEKERLVKEKAEKEKMAKEKERLVKEKAEKERLTKGKAEKERLEKEKAEKERLAREKAEKERLAKEKAEKERLAKEKAEKEKMAKEKERLVKEKAEKERLTKGKAEKERLEKEKAEKEKMAKEKAEKERLEKEKAEKERLAKEKAEKERLEKEKTEKEKAEKEKAEKERLAKEKAEKERNDKEKAEKQRLEKSEKESLSKIKDNAPKGQTEKDVEEVKENVNNYKQEKEAKLNKKAHGQKVDQSENDEKISTRGLLKSSKKNIKK; translated from the exons AACATCCTACCAGGGATATTGGGCGAAAGCTGAAAGCAGCTCTGAAGGAGCAGCTACGAATTATTCATGAGAAGATTGAAGCCAAAAAGATTGCCAAACTAGCCCTTGCTGAGGTCCGTAGTGTTTTGGctcaagaggaagaggagagacaAGCTGCTCTTGCTGGCAAAAAAGTAAAAGAAGAGGCAGAAGCTAAGCTTCAAGAGGAACGAATACAAAGAGAACAAGAGGAGAAACTAGCCAAGGAgaaagcagagagagaaaga atggagaaagagaaagcagaaAAGGAAAGACTGGCTAAAGAAAAGGCAGAAAAGGAAAGACTGGCcaaagaaaaagcagaaaaagaaagactTGCTAAAGAAAAAGTGGAGAAAGAAAgggcagaaaaagaaaaacttggaaaagaaaaggcagaaaaggaaaaaatggctaaagaaaaagcagaaaaagaaagactTGCTAAAGAAAAAGTGGAGAAAGAAAgggcagaaaaagaaaaacttgcaaaagaaaaggcagaaaaggaaaaaatggctaaagaaaaagcagaaaaggaaagacatgagaaagaaaaggcagaaaaagAAAGATTGGAGAAAGAGaaatcagagaaagaaaaactggCTAAAGAAAAAGCTGAAAAAGAGAGACTGgagaaagaaaaggcagaaaaagaaagacttgagaaagaaaaggcagaaaaagaaagactggccaaagaaaaagcagaaaaagaaagacttgagaaagaaaaggcagaaaaagAAAGACTGGAAAAAGAGAAAGCAGAGAAAGAAAGACTGGCCAGAGAAAAGGCAGAAAAAGAGAAACTCGCTAAAGAAAAGGCCGAAAAAGAAAGATTGGCtaaagaaaaagcagaaaaagaaagattggctaaagaaaaagcagaaaaagaaagactggccaaagaaaaagcagaaaaagaaagattGGCCAAAGAAAAAGCAGAGAAAGAAAGATTGGCCAAAGAAAAAGCGGAGAAAGAAAGATTGGCTAAAGAAAAAGCGGAAAAAGAAAgactggagaaagagaaagcagagaaagaaagactggccaaagaaaaggcagaaaaagaaagacttgagaaagaaaaggcagaaaaagaaagactggccaaagaaaaagctgaaaaagaaagacttgagaaagaaaaggcagaaaaagaaagactggccaaagaaaaggcagaaaaagaaagacttgagaaagaaaaggcagaaaaagaaagactggccaaagaaaaagctgaaaaagaaagacttgagaaagaaaaggcagaaaaagaaagactggccaaagaaaaagcagaaaaagaaagacttgagaaagaaaaggcagaaaaagaaagactggccaaagaaaaagcagaaaaagaaagacttgagaaagaaaaggcagaaaaagAAAGACTGGCCAAAGAAAAGGCTGAAAAAGAAAGACTGGCtaaagaaaaagcagaaaaagaaagattggctaaagaaaaagcagaaaaagaaagactGGAAAAAGAGAAAGCAGAGAAAGAAAGACTGGCCAGAGAAAAGGCAGAAAAAGAGAAACTCGCtaaagaaaaggcagaaaaagaaagattggctaaagaaaaagcagaaaaagaaaaaatggctaaagaaaaagaaagactggtcaaagaaaaagcagaaaaagaaaaaatggctaaagaaaaagaaagactggtcaaagaaaaggcagaaaaagAGAGACTCACTAAAGGCAAGGCAGAAAAAGAAAGattggagaaagagaaagcagaaaaagaaagactGGCCAGAGAAAAGGCAGAAAAAGAGAGACTTGCcaaagaaaaggcagaaaaagAAAGATTGGCTAAAGAAAAAGCGGAAAAAGAAAAAATggctaaagaaaaagaaagactggtcaaagaaaaggcagaaaaagAGAGACTCACTAAAGGCAAGGCAGAAAAAGAAAGattggagaaagagaaagcagaaaaagaaaaaatggctaaagaaaaagcagaaaaagaaagacttgagaaagaaaaggcagaaaaagAGAGACTTGCTAAAGAAAAAGCTGAAAAAGAAAGACTGGAGaaagaaaagacagaaaaagaaaaagcagagaaagagaaagcagaGAAAGAAAGGTTGGCtaaagaaaaggcagaaaaagagagaaatgataaagaaaaagcagaaaaacaaagactGGAGAAATCAGAGAAAGAAAGTCTTAGCAAAATAAAAGATAATGCACCAAAGGGGCAAACAGAGAAAGACGTAGAGGAAGTAAAAGAAAATGTGAACAATTACAAACAAGAAAAAGaggcaaaattaaataaaaaagctcATGGACAAAAAGTTGATCAATCAGAAAATGATGAGAAAATATCTACTCGTGGTTTACTTAAATCTTCGAaaaaaaatatcaagaaataA
- the ggh gene encoding gamma-glutamyl hydrolase: MHRSDEEPQHFQSKENMIHIYLACLFTFLNALFANHIGTPIKTNERPIIGVLAQEVYDPPPHRNSYIAASYVKFLESAGARVVPLMINKSDDEYRRLFKSINGVLFPGGGVSLESSGYSKAASIFYRLAFEANSNGDYFPVWGTCLGFELLTLLTSGKLLLSHTNTSGIALPLNFTDDVRDSRLFKDVPEDLMKSLETEALTENSHQWSLSTENFTKSETLKKFYRVLSTNTDGHNEFVSTMEAYDFPIYATQWHPEKNAFEWTHPYIPHTPSAIKTTFYMAYFFVNEARKSFHSFPSTEEEEKALIYNYKPEYTGPQSAFEQIYFFD; encoded by the exons ATGCATAGATCAGATGAGGAACCACAACATTTCCAGTCTAAAGAAAACATGATTCACATCTACCTTGCCtgcctttttacatttttaaatgcccTGTTTGCTAACCATATCGGAACACCAATAAAAACAAACGAAAGACCAATAATAG GTGTTCTTGCCCAGGAAGTGTATGACCCACCGCCTCATAGAAACTCATATATCGCGGCGTCCTACGTTAAGTTTCTGGAATCTGCTGGCGCTCGTGTTGTGCCTCTGAT GATAAATAAGTCTGATGATGAGTACAGAAGGCTCTTCAAATCCATAAATGG agTCCTTTTTCCTGGAGGTGGAGTCAGTTTAGAATCATCTGGCTATTCAAAAGCAGCTAGCATTTTCTACAGACTTGCCTTTGAG GCCAATTCAAATGGTGATTATTTCCCTGTATGGGGAACCTGTTTAGGATTTGAACTTCTCACATTGCTAACAAGTGGAAAGTTGCTGTTGTCCCACACCAACACCAGTGGTATTGCCTTGCCACTGAACTTCACAGATG ATGTGAGAGACAGTAGGCTGTTCAAAGATGTTCCTGAAGACCTTATGAAATCACTGGAAACAGAAGCCCTCACAGAGAACTCTCATCAGTGGAGTCTTTCTACAGAG AACTTTACCAAGAGTGAGACCCTGAAAAAGTTCTACAGGGTTTTGAGTACCAACACAGATGGACATAATGAGTTTGTTTCCACAATGGAAG CATATGATTTCCCTATCTATGCTACTCAATGGCATCCAGAGAAAAATGCTTTTGAGTGGACTCACCCCTATATTCCCCACACACCTTCAGCCATTAAAACCACATTCTACATGGCTTACTTTTTTGTGAATGAAG CGAGGAAAAGTTTTCACAGCTTTCCTAGTACAGAGGAAGAGGAAAAAGCTTTGATCTATAACTACAAACCTGAATACACTGGACCTCAAAGTGCATTTGAACAGATCTATTTTTTTGATTAG